A section of the Sphingomonas ginsenosidivorax genome encodes:
- a CDS encoding Hpt domain-containing protein, which translates to MAYDPGAIDATLAAAVGDEPALIAELRLAFSESAERALTAMTLATDHDEWRAAAWRLKGLAASFGAVRLMALATETAEGDPRDQDALRKLRRAVSRL; encoded by the coding sequence ATGGCCTATGACCCGGGAGCAATCGACGCGACGCTGGCCGCTGCCGTAGGCGACGAGCCCGCGCTGATCGCCGAACTGCGCCTGGCGTTCAGCGAAAGCGCCGAACGGGCGCTCACCGCGATGACGCTTGCGACCGATCACGACGAGTGGCGCGCGGCGGCTTGGCGGCTCAAGGGGCTGGCCGCGAGCTTCGGTGCGGTGCGCCTGATGGCCTTGGCGACCGAAACCGCCGAGGGCGATCCGCGCGACCAGGATGCCCTGCGTAAATTGCGGCGCGCGGTTTCGCGGCTCTAG
- a CDS encoding fatty acid desaturase encodes MRRTATGTMEWPTIALAALIYGGWLAVTAWHTAIPTPLLVLAGGWLLAWQGSLQHETIHGHPTGIRPIDDAIGFVPLALWLPYRLYRRSHLAHHGAAVITDPRHDPESRYRVPLGRLAAIPARLQATLLGQMLFGPPIAVARFAIGEGARLVREPRRVLRDWTPHLAGVAILFGWLHHVGLGIGTYCACFVYPGMALTMLRSYAEHRADLVSPARAASVERGGMFALLFLNNNLHAAHHERPRLAWYALPAYHRRHRARFAGSGSPIYRGYGDIVRRFAFRPHDAIVHPGFRGVPM; translated from the coding sequence ATGCGTCGAACAGCGACCGGGACGATGGAATGGCCGACGATCGCGCTCGCGGCGCTGATCTATGGCGGGTGGCTGGCGGTCACGGCGTGGCATACGGCGATCCCGACCCCGTTGCTCGTGCTGGCCGGCGGTTGGCTGCTGGCCTGGCAGGGGTCGCTGCAGCATGAAACGATCCACGGTCACCCGACCGGTATCCGCCCCATCGACGACGCGATCGGCTTCGTGCCGCTGGCGCTGTGGCTGCCCTACCGGCTTTACCGCCGCAGCCATCTCGCGCATCATGGTGCGGCGGTCATCACCGACCCGCGGCACGACCCCGAATCGCGGTACCGGGTGCCGCTCGGACGGCTCGCCGCGATCCCCGCGCGGCTGCAGGCGACGTTGCTCGGCCAGATGCTGTTCGGACCGCCGATCGCGGTCGCGCGGTTCGCGATCGGCGAGGGCGCGCGGCTGGTCCGTGAACCGCGGCGCGTGCTGCGCGACTGGACGCCGCATCTGGCCGGCGTGGCGATCCTGTTCGGCTGGCTGCATCATGTCGGGCTCGGGATCGGCACGTACTGCGCCTGCTTCGTCTATCCCGGCATGGCGCTGACGATGCTGCGATCCTATGCCGAACACCGTGCCGATCTGGTCAGCCCCGCGCGCGCGGCGTCGGTCGAGCGCGGCGGGATGTTCGCGCTGCTGTTCCTCAACAACAATCTCCACGCTGCGCATCACGAACGGCCGCGGCTCGCCTGGTACGCGTTGCCGGCCTATCACCGCCGACACCGCGCGCGGTTCGCGGGCAGCGGATCGCCGATCTACCGCGGCTATGGCGACATCGTCCGTCGCTTCGCGTTCCGCCCCCACGACGCCATCGTGCACCCCGGCTTTCGCGGGGTCCCGATGTGA
- a CDS encoding murein transglycosylase A yields the protein MRKLGGVALALMVSACVGGVEPPRTGVAPVGRPPDPVRVHPTRDTGASPNIRGIQSPARIVGAVPMLAAPVTPAVEPANAVAAGVLPGPAIGSLPITDIQAEAALAAFVTSCPALQRRVDQSGLTRGADWQPACAAAASVPRGGARAFFAQWLETVQVGDGRAFATGYYEPEIAGSLTRRSGYEAPVYGRPDDLIDVDLGAFSTSLKGKKIRGRVQGSNFVPYYDRTAIEQGALANKAPILAWARDPVELFFLQIQGSGRLRLPDGEILRIGYATQNGRDYTGIGALMKARGLLQPGQTSMQGIVAWLHDHPVEGQAIMRENKSFVFFRELDGAPLGALGLPVIGQVSAAADVKFVPLGTPVFLSLDRQDASGLWVAQDTGGAIKGSNRFDTFWGAGAAAEATAGGMAGRGTAFLLLPVGTVARLNGARYGGPTPQP from the coding sequence ATGCGCAAACTGGGGGGAGTGGCGCTCGCGCTGATGGTCAGCGCGTGCGTCGGTGGCGTCGAGCCGCCGCGTACCGGCGTCGCACCGGTCGGCCGGCCACCCGATCCGGTCCGTGTCCATCCGACGCGCGATACGGGGGCCTCACCCAATATTCGCGGTATCCAGTCGCCGGCGCGGATCGTCGGGGCCGTGCCGATGCTCGCGGCACCGGTGACGCCCGCGGTCGAGCCCGCGAATGCGGTAGCGGCCGGTGTCCTGCCGGGCCCCGCGATCGGCAGTCTCCCGATTACCGACATCCAAGCCGAGGCGGCATTGGCCGCGTTCGTGACGAGTTGCCCGGCGCTGCAGCGCCGTGTCGACCAGTCGGGGCTGACGCGCGGCGCCGACTGGCAGCCGGCCTGCGCCGCTGCCGCGTCGGTGCCGCGTGGCGGGGCGCGCGCGTTCTTCGCGCAGTGGCTGGAGACGGTCCAGGTCGGCGACGGCAGGGCGTTCGCGACCGGCTATTACGAACCCGAGATCGCCGGCTCGCTGACGCGCCGCTCGGGTTACGAAGCGCCGGTCTATGGCCGGCCGGACGATCTGATCGACGTCGATCTCGGCGCATTCTCGACCAGCCTCAAGGGCAAGAAAATCCGTGGGCGCGTGCAGGGCAGCAATTTCGTGCCCTATTACGACCGCACTGCGATCGAGCAGGGGGCGCTTGCGAACAAGGCGCCGATCCTTGCCTGGGCGCGCGATCCGGTCGAACTCTTCTTCCTCCAGATCCAGGGGTCCGGGCGGCTGCGGCTGCCCGACGGCGAGATCCTGCGGATCGGCTATGCGACGCAGAACGGTCGCGACTATACCGGCATCGGCGCACTGATGAAGGCGCGCGGGCTGCTCCAGCCGGGGCAGACGTCGATGCAGGGCATCGTCGCGTGGCTCCACGACCACCCGGTCGAAGGCCAGGCGATCATGCGCGAGAACAAGAGCTTCGTGTTCTTCCGCGAACTCGACGGCGCACCGCTGGGCGCACTCGGCCTGCCGGTCATCGGCCAGGTCAGCGCCGCCGCCGACGTGAAGTTCGTGCCGCTCGGCACGCCCGTTTTCCTGTCGCTCGACCGGCAGGATGCGAGCGGGCTGTGGGTGGCGCAGGACACCGGCGGCGCGATCAAGGGGAGCAACCGCTTCGACACCTTCTGGGGTGCGGGCGCCGCGGCGGAAGCGACCGCGGGCGGCATGGCCGGGCGCGGTACCGCGTTCTTGCTGCTGCCGGTCGGCACCGTCGCGCGGCTGAATGGAGCGCGATATGGCGGTCCGACCCCTCAACCCTGA
- the secB gene encoding protein-export chaperone SecB — MDDQDNGVTAADTAFANGEDTTPAAGLISQYIKDLSFENPNAPAVYQNPTPPAIDVQFNIGAAQVGDEVHEVVLKIDVRAETDGQVAFIVDLSYAGLFGLRNIPGEHVQPFLLGEAPRLLFPFARRVLSDAVRDGGFPPLLLEPIDFAQLYLQQSEQGVQPNVGDFGQA; from the coding sequence ATGGACGACCAGGACAATGGCGTGACCGCCGCCGATACCGCATTCGCGAACGGCGAGGACACCACGCCGGCCGCGGGCCTGATCTCGCAGTATATCAAGGACCTGTCGTTCGAGAACCCGAACGCGCCTGCGGTCTATCAGAACCCGACCCCGCCCGCGATCGACGTGCAGTTCAACATCGGCGCGGCGCAGGTCGGCGACGAAGTGCACGAGGTCGTGCTGAAGATCGACGTCCGCGCCGAGACCGACGGCCAAGTCGCGTTCATCGTCGACCTGTCCTATGCCGGGTTGTTCGGGCTGCGCAACATCCCCGGCGAGCATGTCCAGCCTTTCCTGCTGGGCGAGGCCCCGCGCCTGCTGTTCCCGTTCGCACGCCGCGTGCTCAGCGATGCGGTCCGCGACGGCGGCTTCCCGCCGCTGCTGCTCGAGCCGATCGATTTCGCGCAGCTGTATCTGCAGCAGTCCGAGCAGGGCGTGCAGCCGAACGTCGGGGACTTCGGGCAGGCGTAA
- a CDS encoding Smr/MutS family protein, giving the protein MAVRPLNPDEAQLWARVMATVRPMRAVSVGAHIPEKPVPVGKAVPPPPAPLHGVKPIVRTPVRMAAKPMPRALPRPITETTLDGSWDKKLVRGAVYPDSSIDLHGHTLASAHAMLDAGLGRAIARGDRVLLLVTGKPPRPESERPHARGAIRAAVADWLAGSRHADAIAAVRGAHPRHGGQGALYIILRRER; this is encoded by the coding sequence ATGGCGGTCCGACCCCTCAACCCTGACGAGGCCCAGCTCTGGGCTCGGGTGATGGCCACCGTGCGACCGATGCGCGCGGTGAGCGTCGGCGCGCATATCCCCGAGAAGCCGGTCCCGGTGGGGAAGGCCGTCCCGCCGCCGCCCGCGCCGCTGCACGGCGTCAAGCCGATCGTGCGGACGCCGGTGCGGATGGCAGCGAAGCCCATGCCGCGCGCGTTGCCCCGGCCGATCACCGAAACCACGCTCGACGGCAGCTGGGACAAGAAGCTCGTCCGCGGCGCGGTCTATCCGGACAGCTCGATCGATCTCCACGGCCATACGCTCGCGTCCGCGCACGCCATGCTCGACGCTGGTTTAGGCAGGGCGATCGCGCGCGGAGACCGCGTGCTGCTGCTGGTCACGGGCAAGCCGCCACGACCCGAAAGCGAACGCCCGCACGCGCGCGGCGCGATCCGTGCAGCGGTGGCGGACTGGCTGGCCGGGTCGCGTCATGCCGATGCGATCGCCGCGGTCCGCGGCGCGCATCCGCGGCACGGCGGGCAGGGCGCGCTCTACATCATCCTGCGCCGCGAACGGTAA
- a CDS encoding TonB-dependent receptor plug domain-containing protein: MMAYRTALALAVSTFALQAHAAWAQQAPAAPVADPATAAVADDAPQDDIIVTGTRTPGRSRLDSASPVDVLSGASLQRQGTTELATALSAIAPSIDFPRPSATDGTDAIRPATLRGLSPDQTLVLINGVRGHTSSLLNTNGSVGRGSAAVDLNTVPTVALDRIEVLRDGASAQYGSDAIAGVVNLRLREARSGGGAQVTYGFYDTDVDTANNSRNVKGENAVTASAWQGIGFGTDGFVTVSGEYTRRQPTNRADIDTRVTPNRVTGRYGDPAVEQYTGFVNAGTSLTDSISLYAFGGYQDRDSRSAAFPRIAATGASAAALALLTRAGYPSGFLPIINTKSKDINSAVGLRGDVSGFNVDLSLSYGRNRIDYRTLNSANYAFGTASPRNFDDGATIYDQYVAGLDVTRKFDLFQSLNVAFGIEGRREGYKIVAGELASYGYPAAGTVTGIPAGTTAAPGAQGFGGFAPGNATERSRRNASIYLDLEAQVTDKLLIGLAGRAEDYSDFGTTATGKASLRYDFANWFALRATASTGFRAPSLQQQYFTQTASVVTNGVPILTGTFPSVSTVATALGGLPLEPEKSTNLSVGTVIRAGGFDFTIDAYRIHIRDQIGLSENINASFSPTVAALLAPFNVSAARFFLNGLASTTKGIDAVAHYRLASDSAGTFDFTVAGNINDVNVTRVPLTTSTLNPAPTLFARSRILTLEDGTPGEKVTGSIDWSLDRIGALARVTYYGDVNQPGTLVAADVHTGRHAITDFELRYSAPKGAQIGLGVSNLFDVYPDATIAANNSTGVLGYPSYSPFGFNGRYLYARVGLNW; encoded by the coding sequence ATGATGGCTTACCGTACCGCGTTGGCGCTCGCCGTTTCGACATTCGCGCTTCAGGCGCACGCTGCCTGGGCGCAGCAGGCGCCGGCCGCGCCCGTCGCCGATCCCGCTACCGCGGCCGTTGCCGACGATGCACCGCAGGACGATATCATCGTCACCGGCACGCGCACCCCGGGCCGCTCGCGGCTCGACAGCGCCTCGCCGGTCGACGTGCTGAGCGGCGCCAGCCTCCAGCGGCAGGGGACCACCGAGCTCGCCACCGCGCTGTCCGCGATCGCGCCGTCGATCGACTTCCCGCGACCCTCGGCGACCGACGGCACCGACGCGATCCGTCCCGCGACGCTGCGCGGCCTGTCGCCCGACCAGACGCTGGTGCTGATCAACGGCGTCCGCGGCCACACCTCGTCGCTGCTCAACACCAACGGCAGCGTCGGGCGCGGTTCGGCCGCGGTCGATCTCAATACCGTGCCGACCGTCGCGCTCGACCGGATAGAGGTGCTGCGCGATGGTGCATCGGCGCAATATGGCTCCGACGCGATCGCCGGCGTGGTCAACCTGCGGCTTCGCGAAGCGCGATCGGGTGGTGGCGCGCAGGTCACCTACGGCTTCTACGACACCGACGTCGACACCGCGAACAACAGCCGCAACGTCAAGGGCGAGAACGCCGTCACCGCCTCGGCGTGGCAGGGCATCGGGTTCGGCACCGACGGCTTCGTGACGGTGTCGGGCGAATATACCAGGCGCCAGCCGACGAACCGTGCCGACATCGACACGCGCGTGACGCCCAACCGCGTCACCGGCCGCTACGGCGATCCGGCGGTCGAGCAATATACCGGGTTCGTCAACGCCGGCACCTCGCTGACCGACAGCATCAGCCTGTATGCGTTCGGCGGCTATCAGGATCGCGACAGCCGCAGCGCGGCATTTCCGCGCATCGCCGCCACCGGTGCGAGCGCGGCGGCCCTCGCGCTGCTGACCCGCGCCGGCTATCCGAGCGGCTTCCTGCCGATCATCAACACCAAGTCGAAGGACATCAACTCGGCGGTCGGCCTGCGCGGCGACGTGAGCGGGTTCAACGTCGACCTGTCGCTCAGCTATGGGCGCAACCGCATCGACTATCGCACGCTGAACTCGGCCAACTACGCGTTCGGCACCGCCAGCCCGCGCAATTTCGACGATGGCGCGACGATCTACGACCAGTATGTCGCCGGGCTCGACGTCACGCGGAAGTTCGACCTCTTTCAGTCGCTGAACGTCGCGTTCGGTATCGAAGGCCGCCGTGAGGGCTACAAGATCGTGGCAGGCGAACTCGCCTCCTACGGCTATCCGGCCGCCGGCACCGTGACCGGCATCCCCGCCGGCACGACCGCGGCCCCCGGCGCACAAGGGTTTGGCGGCTTCGCGCCGGGCAACGCGACCGAGCGGAGCCGCCGCAACGCGAGCATCTATCTCGACCTCGAGGCGCAGGTCACCGACAAGCTGCTCATCGGGCTCGCCGGCCGCGCCGAGGATTATTCGGACTTCGGCACCACCGCGACCGGCAAGGCATCGTTGCGCTATGATTTCGCGAACTGGTTCGCGCTGCGCGCCACCGCCTCGACGGGGTTCCGCGCGCCGTCGCTGCAGCAGCAATATTTCACGCAGACCGCCTCGGTCGTGACGAACGGCGTGCCGATCCTGACGGGGACCTTCCCGTCGGTCAGCACGGTCGCGACCGCGCTCGGCGGCCTTCCCCTCGAGCCCGAAAAGTCGACCAACCTGTCGGTCGGCACGGTGATCCGCGCGGGCGGGTTCGACTTCACGATCGACGCCTACCGCATCCACATCCGCGACCAGATCGGGCTGTCGGAGAATATCAACGCGAGCTTCAGCCCGACCGTCGCGGCGCTGCTGGCACCGTTCAACGTCTCGGCGGCGCGGTTCTTCCTCAACGGCCTCGCCTCGACCACCAAGGGTATCGACGCGGTCGCGCATTACCGGCTGGCGTCCGACAGCGCAGGGACGTTCGACTTCACCGTCGCGGGCAACATCAACGACGTGAACGTGACGCGCGTACCGCTCACGACCTCCACGCTGAACCCCGCACCGACCCTGTTCGCGCGCAGCCGCATCCTGACGCTCGAGGACGGGACCCCGGGCGAGAAGGTCACGGGCTCGATCGACTGGTCGCTGGACCGGATCGGTGCGCTCGCCCGCGTCACCTATTATGGCGACGTCAACCAGCCCGGCACGCTCGTCGCCGCGGACGTGCATACCGGCCGCCACGCCATCACCGATTTCGAGCTGCGCTACTCCGCGCCCAAGGGTGCGCAGATCGGGCTTGGCGTCAGTAACCTGTTCGATGTCTACCCGGATGCGACGATCGCGGCGAACAACAGCACCGGCGTGCTGGGCTATCCGTCCTATTCGCCGTTCGGGTTCAACGGCCGCTATCTGTACGCGCGCGTCGGTTTGAACTGGTAA
- a CDS encoding gamma-glutamyl-gamma-aminobutyrate hydrolase family protein, with the protein MRRFACCREADGPVKPVIGVLCCNEVADRPIQAVATRFVAPLVRYAGATVLLVPAVADAIDVRSLAGRLDGLLLTGSRSNVAGARYGGVDATDDALDLDRDAVALELGGRMIDAGKSVFGICRGLQELNVLFGGTLTATLADGHHRPTADETAYESLFDHVHDVTLNPGGLLAAAIAEPRVSVTSVHRQGIDRLGDGLSVEALSASDGLIEAFSARPCGGDVLAVQWHPEWDVADSAPSRSFFSLIGRSLGSNANT; encoded by the coding sequence GTGAGGCGCTTCGCCTGCTGCCGCGAGGCCGATGGCCCGGTGAAGCCGGTGATCGGCGTGCTGTGCTGCAACGAGGTCGCCGACCGGCCGATCCAGGCAGTCGCGACCCGGTTCGTAGCCCCCCTGGTCCGCTATGCCGGTGCCACCGTGCTGCTCGTCCCCGCGGTCGCCGACGCGATCGACGTGCGGTCGCTTGCCGGTCGGCTGGACGGCCTGCTGCTGACCGGATCGCGGTCCAACGTCGCCGGCGCGCGCTACGGCGGGGTCGATGCCACCGACGATGCGCTCGACCTCGACCGCGACGCGGTCGCCTTGGAACTGGGCGGCCGGATGATCGACGCCGGCAAGTCTGTGTTCGGGATCTGCCGAGGGCTGCAGGAACTGAACGTGCTGTTCGGCGGTACGCTGACCGCGACGCTCGCCGACGGCCATCATCGTCCGACGGCGGACGAGACCGCGTATGAATCGCTGTTCGATCATGTCCACGACGTGACGCTCAATCCCGGTGGGCTGTTGGCGGCCGCGATCGCCGAGCCTCGAGTCTCAGTGACGTCGGTGCACCGGCAAGGCATCGACCGGCTCGGCGACGGTCTGTCGGTCGAGGCGCTGTCGGCGTCGGACGGCCTGATCGAGGCGTTTTCGGCGCGGCCCTGCGGCGGCGACGTGCTCGCCGTGCAGTGGCATCCCGAATGGGATGTCGCCGACAGCGCACCCAGCCGTAGTTTTTTCTCGTTGATCGGACGCTCGCTCGGGTCGAACGCAAACACATGA
- a CDS encoding phosphate/phosphite/phosphonate ABC transporter substrate-binding protein: MKRVATLGMYDHPAQHAANDRLWGEIARILRARGVADVPDRLDRTRDVHAIWRDPALLFGQACGYPLLADRALSLRVLALPVYDAPACGRATHASLLVARADDGRDSLAAYRGTRAAINDRLSNTGMNLFRATLAPIVGEGTFFADVIQTGAHRASVVAVGAGAADLAAIDGVTYAALDRFEPALTAKLKIVARSPESPTLPFVTAAATSIETVAALRIALDLVMADPGLADARAALFLAGHEPASAAALAPIAAIEATATAAGYPVLA; encoded by the coding sequence GTGAAGCGCGTCGCGACGCTCGGCATGTACGACCACCCCGCGCAGCACGCCGCGAACGACCGGCTGTGGGGCGAGATCGCGCGGATCCTGCGGGCGCGGGGTGTCGCGGACGTGCCCGACCGCCTGGATCGGACGCGCGACGTCCACGCGATCTGGCGCGATCCGGCGTTGCTGTTCGGCCAGGCCTGCGGCTATCCGCTGCTTGCCGACCGCGCGCTTTCGCTGCGCGTGCTCGCGCTGCCGGTCTATGACGCACCGGCGTGTGGCCGTGCGACGCATGCCAGCCTGCTGGTTGCGCGGGCCGACGACGGGCGGGACTCGCTCGCGGCCTATCGGGGCACGCGCGCGGCGATCAACGACAGGCTGTCGAACACAGGCATGAACCTGTTCCGGGCCACGCTGGCGCCGATCGTAGGGGAGGGCACGTTCTTTGCGGACGTCATCCAGACCGGCGCGCACCGCGCAAGCGTCGTCGCGGTCGGCGCGGGCGCGGCCGACCTCGCCGCGATCGACGGCGTGACCTATGCCGCGCTCGACCGGTTCGAGCCCGCGCTGACCGCCAAGCTGAAGATCGTCGCGCGAAGCCCGGAGTCTCCGACGCTGCCCTTCGTCACCGCGGCGGCGACCAGCATCGAGACCGTGGCCGCGCTGCGCATCGCGCTCGACCTCGTCATGGCCGATCCCGGCCTGGCCGACGCCCGCGCTGCGCTGTTCCTCGCGGGCCATGAGCCAGCAAGCGCGGCGGCGCTGGCGCCGATCGCCGCGATCGAGGCAACCGCGACTGCCGCCGGCTACCCTGTACTAGCGTGA
- the epsC gene encoding serine O-acetyltransferase EpsC codes for MSTVPQPTEPIDLAATIDELRAARLAWRDEAGSRYSVGRFPSRDGVARAVEDLVAALFPGRLGAFIGPAEREDAFVETRLRTALDGLQRQIESEFAYWQEDAILAFDVSQAAMIVRLFCAELAPIRDSVDADVRAAFLGDPAARSEDEILICYPGIVAILHHRIAHALYGLGAPIVARIISELANSRTGIDIHPGATIGRSVFIDHGTGVVIGETAIIGDRVQLYQHVTLGARSPLGVTGMSPRERLARHPIVEDDVVIYAGATILGRVTIGRGATIGGNVWLLEDVPAGSVVAQPTAAILAGDAAIDLHETLRGRP; via the coding sequence ATTTCGACCGTGCCCCAACCGACCGAGCCGATCGATCTCGCCGCGACGATCGACGAACTGCGCGCCGCGCGCCTTGCCTGGCGGGACGAGGCCGGCAGCCGCTACAGCGTCGGGCGGTTTCCGTCGCGCGACGGGGTCGCCCGCGCCGTCGAGGATCTCGTCGCCGCATTGTTCCCGGGGCGGCTCGGTGCCTTCATTGGTCCGGCCGAGCGCGAGGACGCGTTTGTCGAGACGCGACTGCGCACCGCGCTGGACGGGCTGCAGCGCCAGATCGAGAGCGAGTTCGCCTATTGGCAGGAGGATGCGATCCTCGCGTTCGACGTCAGCCAGGCGGCGATGATCGTGCGGCTGTTCTGTGCCGAACTGGCGCCGATCCGCGACAGCGTCGACGCCGATGTCCGCGCGGCTTTCCTCGGCGATCCGGCAGCGCGCAGCGAGGACGAGATCCTGATCTGCTATCCCGGCATCGTCGCGATCCTGCACCACCGGATCGCGCACGCGCTGTACGGGCTGGGCGCGCCGATCGTCGCGCGGATCATCTCGGAACTCGCCAACAGCCGGACCGGGATCGACATCCATCCGGGCGCGACGATCGGGCGCAGCGTGTTCATCGACCATGGCACCGGCGTGGTGATCGGCGAGACCGCAATCATCGGCGACCGGGTCCAGCTGTATCAGCACGTCACGCTCGGCGCGCGCAGTCCGCTCGGCGTCACCGGCATGAGCCCGCGCGAGCGGCTCGCGCGGCATCCGATCGTGGAGGACGACGTCGTGATCTATGCCGGCGCGACCATCCTGGGGCGGGTCACGATCGGGCGCGGCGCGACGATCGGCGGGAATGTCTGGCTGCTCGAAGACGTGCCCGCGGGCAGCGTCGTCGCGCAACCGACCGCGGCGATCCTGGCCGGCGACGCCGCGATCGACCTGCACGAGACGCTGCGAGGGCGGCCGTGA
- a CDS encoding Tim44/TimA family putative adaptor protein, whose protein sequence is MFYVVLLAMVAGFLAMRLYSVLGKRTGHEQPLPRAAEERPATLSVPRSVSPVAEVREIANRNIEPRAEPGLRSIVAGEPGFDVGQFLEGAQAAYRMVLEAFWTGDEATLAELAEDDVRAAFVEAIAARNAAGEVLDNRLVTIERAIIADASLSGRDARITVRFDADIAAITRDAEGNVIAGSMTDAVETHDVWTFARTLKSNDPNWKLADTDEA, encoded by the coding sequence TTGTTCTACGTAGTTCTTCTCGCGATGGTTGCAGGCTTTCTGGCGATGCGACTTTACAGCGTGCTCGGCAAGCGCACCGGCCACGAGCAACCCCTGCCGCGTGCGGCCGAGGAGCGTCCCGCGACGCTGTCGGTGCCGCGATCGGTGTCGCCGGTCGCCGAAGTGCGCGAGATCGCCAACCGCAACATCGAACCGCGCGCCGAACCAGGCCTGCGCAGCATCGTCGCGGGCGAACCCGGCTTCGACGTGGGCCAGTTCCTCGAGGGCGCGCAGGCCGCGTACCGCATGGTCCTGGAAGCGTTCTGGACCGGCGACGAGGCGACGCTTGCTGAACTCGCCGAGGACGATGTCCGCGCCGCGTTCGTCGAGGCGATCGCCGCGCGCAACGCCGCGGGCGAGGTGCTCGACAACCGCCTCGTCACGATCGAGCGCGCGATCATCGCCGACGCGAGCCTGTCGGGTCGCGACGCGCGGATCACGGTCCGCTTCGATGCCGATATCGCCGCGATCACGCGCGATGCCGAGGGCAACGTGATCGCCGGGTCGATGACCGACGCCGTCGAGACGCACGACGTCTGGACCTTCGCGCGGACGTTGAAGAGCAACGATCCGAACTGGAAGCTCGCGGACACCGACGAGGCGTGA
- a CDS encoding alpha/beta hydrolase fold domain-containing protein — MIDRRDILKGAGAALLLAGARPALALGGADRFADVDPEMVDDLRLIQDMVVSAANLDAFRHRPATRHAHPAPQPPIATAKLPVVMVPGLPGQPAVRTVQFDGAPGRKGRGAVVWMHGGGYVAGAAGIPTDLRVAAQRNGWLVVSVDYRLAPETTYAGSLADTYAALRWVHANAASLGVDPSRIAVGGASAGGGHASMLALAARDRGEVKLAYQVLIYPMLDDRTGSTRPARAGTGAFIWTADANRFGWTSLLGVPAGSARVPAGIVPARRRDLSGLPPAFIGVGTLDLFLDEDLAYAGALRAAGVPVDLAVVPAAFHAFDGIAPMARASQAFTQRWIADLERALA; from the coding sequence ATGATCGACAGACGCGATATTCTGAAGGGTGCGGGGGCCGCGCTGCTGCTGGCGGGTGCCCGACCCGCGCTGGCGCTTGGCGGCGCGGACCGGTTCGCGGACGTCGATCCGGAGATGGTCGACGATCTGCGGCTGATCCAGGACATGGTCGTCTCGGCGGCCAACCTCGACGCCTTCCGCCACCGCCCGGCGACGCGCCACGCCCACCCCGCGCCGCAGCCGCCGATCGCTACGGCCAAGCTGCCGGTGGTCATGGTTCCCGGGCTTCCCGGCCAGCCCGCAGTGCGCACCGTGCAGTTCGACGGCGCGCCCGGCCGGAAGGGCAGGGGGGCCGTCGTCTGGATGCATGGCGGCGGCTATGTCGCAGGCGCGGCCGGCATTCCGACCGACCTGCGCGTCGCGGCACAGCGCAACGGCTGGCTGGTCGTCTCCGTCGACTACCGGCTGGCGCCCGAGACGACCTATGCCGGATCGCTCGCCGACACTTACGCGGCGCTGCGATGGGTGCATGCCAATGCCGCAAGCCTGGGCGTCGATCCCTCGCGGATCGCGGTCGGCGGTGCGAGCGCGGGTGGCGGGCACGCGTCGATGCTGGCGCTCGCCGCGCGCGACCGGGGCGAGGTGAAGCTCGCCTATCAGGTACTCATCTACCCGATGCTCGACGATCGCACGGGCAGCACTCGTCCGGCGCGCGCAGGTACCGGCGCGTTCATCTGGACCGCGGACGCGAATCGATTCGGCTGGACGTCGCTGCTCGGGGTGCCTGCGGGTAGCGCACGCGTTCCCGCCGGCATCGTTCCGGCGCGACGCCGAGACCTGTCGGGACTGCCGCCTGCCTTTATCGGTGTCGGGACGCTCGACCTTTTCCTGGACGAAGACCTCGCCTATGCGGGCGCGCTCCGTGCCGCTGGCGTGCCGGTGGACCTCGCGGTCGTCCCCGCGGCCTTCCATGCGTTCGATGGCATCGCGCCGATGGCCCGCGCATCGCAGGCGTTCACGCAGCGGTGGATTGCAGATCTGGAGCGGGCGCTGGCTTGA